gtttcaagtagtgttggagcatccattgagcaaactttgcaagcaatgcaaaaggagtttgaaagaatatataggcaaatggatgatgttgttgaaagTGTGAGAAGGCAAGGAGAAACTATTACAAGGATTCAAAACGAGCCTAGAAGAGAAAGGCAACTAGCCTTTGAACAAGAGGATTATGACCCCGAAGATGACATGGAGGATGACCAAGCAACCGCTTTTGGTGGAGATGACCATCCTAGGAGACAAAATAGGAGATCAAGGCAAGATGGTGTAGATCGCAACCTAGgcagcatcaaaatgaaaattccttccttttaAGGAAAGAATGATCCTGATGTCTACTTGGACTGGGAGCAAAAGGTGGAGATGATCTTCGAATCCCATAACTattcggaggagaaaaaggtaaaacttgctgccgttgagttttgtgattacgctagtgtctatgattaaagcaaatatgaaggaggatagagaggccaccatggcaagattcttgaatggtctaaacaagaatattgctgatcttttggagttgcaacattatgtagaacttgaggacatggtgaatgtggccatgaaaattgaaaggcaactcaagcgaaaaggtgcaagtaagtttgattctaaacttaattcgagttttagttcttctaattggaaatcgaattggagtaaaaaggatgataaatttgctaagcctaaaatggatgataataagaataaaaatgaaataggcagcaaaaacaaagttgagaatcaagctaatcaatctagaagcttgaagtgttttaagtgtcttggacatggtcattatgcacgtgattgccctaataagaggaccatgattgttagagatagaattttgaatgataatctttgtttgctttttgtgagtgtttttgcttaagttcttgcataaactttgaacttatcaaactatttttagtttgtggcgttctctaatcaaaatcttgtgtttgattcataacttatcaaatcatacttggtttgtggcatttggagttgaattcaagtgctagtttcattgttggaactagttttttcctaacttcacttgaggagatccttgggttttggaatcatcttaaTTGGAGgatgttttcttgcattccatatgtatcataactcattagttattagAGTGTGTGGTTGcaaagatgatgatttcctatcaagTTGAGAGAGAGCAAATTAGAATAGTGTTGAGGAAGAAGATGATAAGAAGAATagtaaaaaaagagaagagttTGATCGTATAcaaacattaaaaaagaaaaaaaaaagagtttacagtatttttgataaaaaaattagtatacatttgaaagaaaaataccaatagtataaaatgaaattatttaaaaaaaaaacacattttatgtaattttttctatattaaataGAAGAAAGGTGCATATATACTCCTAATGTATTGAGCGTAGAGCCAATAAATTCCTATTCATTTTCTTAGCGCAAATATAGATATtgttaaatgaaaaaattctacttatttcattaaaattttgttcatCTATAAccaatattataaatttagttaaaatataaatagaattataataaatttttatttaaccgaaacatattttttttaaatttgtaaataaattttatacaaatCATTTTAACCAAATACAAAGTAAAATGAGCAATAACAATTACTATATACTCTTCTTTTTTAACCAAGCATTTCATTGATCAAGCTGAAGAAACCAAAATCACCATTCTACAGGTTCATCCCCATCTAAATTCCCTTTCTCTCTACAAAGTGCCAAATAAAATAGGTTAAAGGCACTCCTTGAAAGGAATATTCCACTTTGCCCCCTGGAATTACTAATCAAGGGAATTCCACCATCATTCTTGTCTTAgaaatgaattgagtagagtCTTATCATTGCGGAAAGCTAAAGGTTTTTGCGGCCCAGCTGCCAAGCAAACTGATCAACAGCCACCATAGCTTGCGAAGCTGCTGCAATTGAACCGTCATACCTGCCAATGTCACACATACAAGAGAATTCAATCTTTTCAACATATTACATCCTTCAATTCCCAAGAACATACAGATGTTTAAATTGGCATCctgaaaaatatatgaaatgaacgCGACGGTGCAATTATGGTAAGGGCTTACAACGCAATCAACAGAAATGCTGCTGTCTGCATGATAATAGCACCTTCACCAGAAGGTTTTGATGTATTTACACACCTTGCAGAGAACCAACTCTCATGAACTGAAGTAACCACATCTGCCACCCGATTGAGCAATAGTAAGACAATATTCACACGAATGAAAAGCAATGAAAGTAAAATCATGTCGGAGCAACATATTCTTAGGACATGTTAAGTATTGAGACTTGAAAGTGCAAGGCATGGATAAAAATGACCATTTTCAAGAAATTCCAGTCAGGTTTACATAATTGCTATGCTAGTAAGCTGAAATTAGTTGCAAAGTCAAAGACATAGTTATTCTTAGGCTGAGAAATGGTAATGGGAATATTACAGGAGGGAAACAAAGACATCAAAGTCTCACTTCACAGCTGCTATTCGAGGTATTCTAACGGATCCATGAATTGGTTAATCCTCTAGATTggagaaaaggagaagagCCTTATTGGTTGCACAGCCAGGAAAATTAAATCAGAAAATGCCTCGacaaagaaaatcaattcTGCTGTGCTTGACAAAGAAAAGATGTTATGCTACCTAGATCAGATATTAGAGCCTCCTTTACATGATCAAGTTATAAAAGTCAGATAGTAACCTATAAAACTAAATCTAATGAATCTTCCaaattaagataattaaagACTATTAAAATGGCACAAGTAGGGTAAAAATTGTTGCTCCTGCATCAATTCCTCCAAGAGGAAAAAGGCTTGGCTCCAACAGTAAAACTTCAAAATATTGGTCGCATACAATAGACTCAATTCACTCCAGATCTTTTTCGGAAAAGCAAGTGTATTATGTGGACAATTTCGTAATGGGTTATGACCTGGTTAGCAGTCTTCAGTATAGAATTACAGATTTCCTCTTCTAGTATAAACTTCTTTTAAAGCAAGAATGTTTTCAAACACATCTCGAGGTTGTTTTAGTAGTTTTTCAACCAAATTTTTTTACCATAAAAGCATAAATATGTATGCTTGTGGTAGTGTTTATGCAAAGTTTTCATCCTATAAAATTAGAGCAGTATCACtattttgagttgtttgatGCAATTCTCATTTTTTGTTCAACTCTTTAAGCCTTGGGTGCAAAGCCTCAAGACTCCAGACTTCTAAGTGGGACTCCTAGAATCATCTATATCATTTTTCCTTTGTGTTTTCTACAATCAGATTTGACTTCTGCGATCATATATAATGTTCGGCCTGTCAAATCCTTTATTTTGGTAAAAAACCCCAAAAGCTGTGCTACATCAATTTGGTATGAAAGCTTCAATATTCTTGACTGTTGATTCATCTTCAGTAGTACTAGTATCAGAACATTAAATTGAATCCGAAGGTTGATGCTTTTCCCTGAAGATTAAGTAATAAACTTAGAGGATCTTGATGCTCTTATACTCTGATATCATACTAATTTAGACAACTTTTAGGATTTGTCTTCTACCTTTAATTTGGGTTGAAATATCAACTCTGATTATAGAtgaaataaagagaaaaaacgTAGACAGTTCTAAGGGTCAAACTAAGAGGTACATAGGCATCTCCCCCTGGCGTTTACAAAGGAGTCAAATCTGAGAAGAAGAGAATTGCATCAAAACAACTTAAAATTACATTAGCAATGAAAACTCTGAATAAAACTATTACTATAATAGGTATTTATAGGACTAAAGTAATTTAAAACTGTAAGAAATCATACTCTATCTTAGACCTAATCCTCTAAGGATCTAGACAcctataagaaaattaaaaaaaaactattttcaaCTAACAAGGACCAAATAAGAATACAAGTAAAAGCTCCTAACCTGCTGTTCCCGAAAATCAGGAATTACAAAAGTACCCTCGAGTATTGATATTGTATAGCCCATAATTTCGATCTCTCAACTCTTCACACGTTACTCTTCTCAACTTTTCCTTGTCTACATCTAGTGTAATTGCTCAATTGCTACTGCTGTAACCCATGAAGTTGCTGAAATAAAcgtttgttttctcttgtctGGCTATTTCTTCCTTACACCTTTTTCATCAATGAACTATGcaactaatatttttctctttttaggcACTGGTTTCAATTCAAGGTAATTCTCTAAGCCAGTACCCATGAAGGAAAATTCTGTATGCAACTTACAATTAAAAACTGGATTTTGAAccctaaattaaaatcaaggactctcaataataatattgactTCTATAACATTAGCTGTTCTTAGGTTGATACTTCCCTTGACAGCTATTCTTTGTCTTCAATTCAAGAGGTTCAACTGTTCAAGGGGTTACCAGCGCACTCATTTGGGCTCAGTCTCTTTGCTAGTTTTGGACCTCTCACATAAAAGACTATATGTTTCATCCTCCTTTGCGTATATTGCATCCTAGGGCTGAATCTTAAAGTTGGTTCAGAGAAACTCGGAGTCTTCTTGCAGCCAGTTCGGATCAAATTTATGCTGTAATACCAATAAGGAAACAGCTGCTAAACTATAAACCTTAGGTTGTTGAGAGAGTAAGAGGATGTTATAAGGAGAGAACAAAGATGTAAAATGCTCCACACACAAGCTGATTATCCAGTTAAACAgccaatataaaaataaccagCCAAGTGACTTCACAAATACAAAAGTATGCCACCAAATTGGCCATTGCAGCCCCTTCTATCATACCAaccctaataaaataaacatctGATTAGAGCCACTAAAATACTAGTATCAGCCATGTAAATTATCACAATTAAGTCCCATAAGAAGaccataatttaataatattacagTAGTATGATGAGTAATGCACTATACTTTTTCAAGGCTTAACTGCACAAGTACCATGATTTCTTCTCATCTTCCCctcattttctttcactttaaGCGAAAACTATAAATAccataatgaaaaaaattgtcTAGTCACCACTGGTTAAGTTAAAAGGAAACATGTAATCTGTAATTTGCCTAGAGAAGGTCAAGTTTATCTTTAAGAACTGTGGACACCCCTATTTTTTCTCCAACATGGATATAGTTCCTTTCAAACATTGATCTGAAATGATCTTACCCTTCCAAACAACAATTTCTCTAGTCTTGAAGTCTCTGGAGCATGTCCAATCAGAAAAATTGAAGGTGTAGGTTATGAAAGGTTAACTTAACTGAAGGACTTAACACTCTTTATTCTACTAAATACGAGGGAGAGGAGAGTAGACACAGTAatgaaacaataaaataaaaaacaagcTGCAtttagataaaagaaaaacacttctAGAAAGCAGAGTTCTCAGTTAGAATAAATGTATTTGCTAAACTAAGCAGCTTTGCAATGATCAAATAGGAACCTTCATTTACCTGCACTAAGCTGGGTCCAGTTAAAATGTTTTACGAAGTGGCTAACAGAAATTCtgctttcttttattatgcTTTGTACAAATATCAAGCAACACATCTACTAGTGCAGCAGAACTTACATTGACTTGTCCCAATAATGAAGCTCTCCATCTGCAGTTTGTTGCGTTTGATGAAATCAATGAATTGACTCAATTCAATAGGATTCAGTTTTATCCCTTCTTGTTCTGCACTAAAGTTACCAAGATCAAACTTTTCCAGCACTTCAGAGCAGAAGGTCTTAACACTCTCCAAATAAGTAAGTTCTTTCAACAGATTATAAATCCAGAAAGCACGTAAGATGACTTTCTTGACAATTGCATGGATTTCAGATAACCCATCAAtaaaagcaagttctagatttttcaaattggtacttttcaaaatctcataaagaTTACTCAAGGTGAAGCGGATATTTCATGTTCCCTCTTCCTTTGCtccatatttaattaatttactttagCTATCATCCACATGTTTTTGATAATagtatcatattttaattaatgtcTTTACGTAAGGAAAGTCATATGTTGAAAAAACATTTCAAACAAGCCAACCTAAGGCTTTCCAATAAGGTTATTACACATATATGGAATCAATAACGCATAGAATGTCCCAATGCCCAAGGCTTCTGGAACTGCAGCTCCAAAGAATCAAATATAAGCAGCCTTCCCCTTTCACTATAAGGAGGGGTTTGCAATAGTCTGAACCATGACCTTCAGGTTATATTGGAGCAACCAAATATTATACTGAGCACCGCTCCCCCATATGTGAAAATAAGCTTAAATttgaaagcaaaagaaaagaaaaaaaaaaagatgcaAGTGACTTAACATAACATTAATAGCATAACATCATATTCTTCACAAATTGATAAGCACAAATCAACATATCAAGCAAACTCAACATAAGCAGAAGGTGACTGCATAAAATGAAGTTGAGATAATCATTAATATCAATTGTCTCATAGCATGTAATCAGTATCAATGAAAAGTTCTAGAGACATCAAAAAGCAAATTCGATATCaatgataaaatatagaatacaAGTACAATTTTCACTTACATGGTAGAAAGCAACCGCGATGGACCAGTCGGGTCATAGTTAATGAGCAGAGCTGCCTTCAATGGTGCACCTAATAATTTGCCACAAATGAATCCGCAAGTGTATTTGTTACAGATACACATGCATATATAGACCAACTAAAAATGTTGCATCTCCTTACCAGAGCCAATATTGAGCGAAGCCCACTTCTCCCAAGCTTTATGTACAAAACTAAAATCCATTCCTCTAAATATATCCTAATTAACCATAGCAAGAtctttaaattctaaataacaAAGCTAACTGCTAAAATaggaaagaaacaaacaaacacaGATATGAGGAATTAGAAATCAATATTATCTCTACTCAAATTCCATATTGCATTCTGCAGTCAATACTTAACAGAAGAAGCAGCAACTACTGTAGGAGTGTAATGACTTCTGCTGTAGCGTTCCAAAGTCCATAGGTATTCTTTCTACTAGGCATCCATTAAGCTGAATATCAGCCTAAGCTAATCCATTCCCACCACTACTACATGGAGAAAACGTAACAAATCCTATAATTTACTTGTTAAGGTAAATTATATCCACAGAACCAAACCCTAAACCATATAATTGGCCAAACCGCCAAAGGTAGCTGATTGAACAAGCTAGACTAAGAAATAGCCATTTGAAACTTTCTTTTCAcctaaaaatttatgataaaaattatatttaactcTCAACCCAGCAACAAAAGAAACCGTATACTAATATTACTATATCAATCATTTGCAAGAGtatgaaagaaaacaaaacaaaaaatcaaattcaatgCGCAATTAAATGTTAGGAAAAAATAATCACATGAGTATAGAAGAAACAATGTTGACCTAATTCTTCTCTCAGCTCTAAAATTTTCTACGATATTCCGATTCTAACTTCCGTCCAATGCCGTCCTGTTGGGGATTTTGCCAGGCTTTTGAAGAGGCGTAAGCTTCCCGGgtttttagattttcatttctcataataataataataatgataattataatataaaatcctCGCATATACTAGTTTTCCTGTCAGGCCTTTTCGTGAACTGGCGGTTCCGGTTTGGAACTACGGGATCATGGTTCTACAGCAAGTAGAACTGTATTTGGACCGCTTTTAGGAGGGTTTTAGGCCGGATTGAAATTAATCGGTTTACGGTTTTGATTCTGACCGATTTAACCgtgtaaaaaatatttaaataataatgtagaaatttaaaatacaaaaaataatatttctaagaAGTTCTAAACTTTgtgtgaaaaaaaatatagataataaataaattgtatatgtatataataatttttagaagaTAATtctagataataaatatatataaagtgaTGAATCGCCATAGCTCCTGCTGATTATAAGACTTAGTATGAGAATCTCACCGTTAAAATTAGAGAACAAACACTACATCTAACATAATCTTTATAACCGAACAAATTAAGAACCACACTTTCACTGCAACATCCCAATATTTAACAATAGCATTATCGCCACTAAGCAATAAGTGAAGCTTATTAAGAAATGAGTATTCATAAAGTATAAGGTTTTTTCTTTGGAGTCCATTCATTCAGTCCATTTGCAGGCATCAAGGTGCATCGAGGAATTCTGTctaaggaagaagaaaaatccaTGTAATCTTATACCGACATTGGGGTCTGACCTGAGGTTTCTCACAATAACGAATCCAACGAGTATAGCATAGAGAAATATGAACTAAAATCAAATCCAATCATCCAAATCAAACCAaaatcaaaaatcaaattaactCAAATCATATTCAGCTAAATTGGgcgttatttattaattaaaagccaacaatttaaaatcaaattacaacataattaaattaaatccaGATCTTCACTCAAATCGagtgtttttattaattaaagcTAAGTGAACCTGATAAGTACAGCCACTACTACCATCATCAACATTGTCTTCTCCTTTCGAGTGACACTTCAAGTGTAGTTTATCACCATCATCATTGTTGTATTTCTTCCCATCTTCTCCTTCCACTAACAACTACTACCATCATCATTGTTGCTTCTCCTTCTCTTAACATTGCCATATGCTCTTCTTAAATCACGAATAATTACTATCTgtacaaaaatgaaaaataccATTACGAAACTTGTTCCTATTCCTATAAAATCCATATCCACTAATTGTGTAACAATAAAACTActttatacaattaaaattcttataaaataaattgtccAAAGTAATCAATCATTCTTCTTCCACTCAACAAACATCTTCCTAGTTGCCTTTCAGACTTCATCTTTATTGTTGTTTAAACCATATGTCAAAATAGTCAAACAATACTTAGCTCTTAGAAACTTTAACACAAGGGCCTGtaaataatatgattaaaattataagaaattaatcctaaatatataatattaataaaaaataaagcataGTAATAACTTACAccatttttcttcaatttacaATCCCAATTACCACCATGTCCTTAAGTCTCCATGTGTTTCATGTACAAAAATCCTACAATCAACATGATTAGTAGTTGATCTCCAAAGCATTTTAAGCAATACTTTATTgaaattctataattatttatctttataaaGGTTCCTCTTTGCCAAATAAGTCCCAAAAGTATCAGCCTACAACATatgtaaaacaaaatataatgaatattaacCTACAgtacataataaatatacctacATATATAATGTtgataaatgaataatattcataaaaaaatgaacatatatatcataagtaatagatataaaatttataaataatgaaccTAAAACAATATAACTTACTTCGAATTATAATTGACTTCGAATTATAATTCACTTTCTTCTAAAGTGTTATGTTATCTATTATCTcaaattatagattttttaagattgaagcaaattaaaaaataataatttatagaagaataataaatatctaatttttcattatttaaaaatttaatggtaagtatataaataaacaaaacatCTATTAGAAAGTAAACTATCGATAGCAATTATACAAATCGTTTACAAGTTCAGCATCACCAATATCAAGATTTAGCACATTTACCAATTATGAATCCAATGTATTATTCAAGTTCtcataatgttattttaaatattaaaatttgcaTGTACTCAATTGGTGGATTTAACcgatttactttttttataaccAGGCAATTTACACACGTACTCCCCACTTTTGGCAAGTTTATCATGTCTTTTAGCTGAAGACAATGTGTGAACAACAAATGAAGATTATAAGCGAGtgaacttaattatttatttataataaatttttatcaaaaataaaaaaagagctAAAGGGTGGGGTGGGGGCAAAACAAGTCAGGATAATTACCTTGAGCTAAATTGGATTATATTAGACTTTTAGCTCATAACccaaaaaattattgaatgaaTGCCATCAAAATGTAGCAAAATTGAAGCTAAAGATTGAGGcgtttgtttcttttgatgatattgtaaCGATATTGAAGCTTATTTTTTCTGCATTTTGTTATTTCAAGAAGCATTGGAAATTAACATCAAGAGGAAAAGGTAAGCGTTTTTCAATCTCTATTATTTTCACTCTGAAAAGTCTACTGTCTCATTGGAATAATTTGAATGATTTTAAGACAATTATAGTAGATTAGTTtgtttcattttgttttattaagttgaatATATTTTCATGTCTTAAATTTATTGTCAAATTATGTTTGTAGAATGAGTGCTACATTATTGAATCTAAGCATACATCATGGTGGTATGTTTGTAAGAGTTCATGGATTGATGTATCTAAATGGAGATATGGAACTGTTTCCTATACATGGTATTGACAAGCTACACTATAAGAGGATAGTTAATATGGTCTCTATACTAGGGTATATGGATAAAATCCTAGACTATTTTGGTTGAGACTTGGGGTTAATATAAAAACTGAATGATGTATTTCTATGATAATTCTAGGATGATATCTTTGTTGAATACTAAGAGTTggtttataaaattactaaagcTTGATTTGGATATGACAAATGGAGTAGGCTAGGCAATTATAACAAATATGCAAAAGGCATCacttgtaatatttttttaattaagatcAACGAGTGAAATCTATAACCGAAATGCATATGATTAGCAGTTGCAATTCTAAAAAGTGTCActtaagttgaaaaatattaaatactgtTTACGGGTGAAAAggaaacagaagaagaaaagaaagagaaaaaaggggaaggaaagaaaaaaaaaaagaaataagggGGAGAAATGAAAGGCAAAAAGGAAGGAAGAGTATAGCCAATGTGGATTAAGTCCGATATTCTTTTTGCCAACTCCCATGACACTCAACACATACATTGCCACCTCAATTAAGTTTAACGAACGTTAATTGTATTGTATAATGAGGGACTTAAATTATAGGTCTTTAAAGAGTTAAGGACTTAAATTACAAGTCTTTGACAATTTAAGGACTTAATTTACAAGTCTAGTAAAGAAATGAATAGCAAGGCAAAAGTGTTTTTGGACAATTCCCAACCGCTTATGCTAACAAGGGAATATGATGTGTGTgtttgtgtatatatatatatatatatatatatataaacttgaatGATGTCCCTAGTGAGGAGCTAATTACATTATGACATCCGTACAACAAATAAGAAGTATCAACATTGAATCAAGGTATGAACAATAAAGGCTTTATCAATACACTGTCATTTTTCATGTCTTAACACTCTCCTTGAAACTTGTGAATGGTAGAGGTCTTACAACTACTTCAAGTTTGTCTCTGAGATACTGGATGTGAGAGTGCGAGACAGGCTTTGTTAGGCAGTCTGCAACTTGATCTTATGAAGGGACATATCTCATTTCGAGTTGCTTGGACAAAACTTTGTCCATTATAAAATGAACATAAATCTCTATATGTTTGGTCTTTGCATGGTATACTGGGTTGAGAGTTAAAAAGGTTGCACTTATGTGATCACACTAAGTGATAGAAATCATAAGACAATTGAGAGATAGTTCATGCATTAGTGATTCGATCCATATCACTTCACAGGCTACTCGAGCTAATGCTCTATAATCAAACTCTATACTCGACAGAGACATAACTTCTTGTTTCTTGGATGACCATGAGATAAGAGTGTCTCCCAAGTAAACATAATATCCAACTATGGACCTCTTATCATCTTTGGAGAATGCCTAATCTGCGTTTGAGAAAGCTTGTAATGATAACTTCCTTTGACATGGCTTAATGTGAAGACCCATATCCTTTATTCCCTTGAGGTACCTCAAAACTCTTTTTGCTCGTTGGAAGTGAGTTTTAGTAGGTTGCTGCATAAATTGGCTCAGCTTGTTTATGATATAAGAAATGTCTAGCCTAGTGTTGCACAAGTATTGAAGCTTCCTATGTGATGCTTCTGTATGAGGTTAGATTCTTAAGAGGTGTGCCATCTGAGCTTGTCATATGTTTGCCAACTACTACTGGTGTTGGACAAGGTTTACTGTTCACCATCTCCATCTTCTTCAGAAGTTCTTTGATGTATGTGGTTTGAGTTAAGTACATACTAGTGAAATCTTTTCTTACTTCAAAACCTAAGAAATGATGTAGTTGCCCCATGTCTTTAAATGTAAAACATTATGTAGCTTGTCAATAAACCTTTGTAAAGAGTTTGAGTTGCTTCCTATCACTATCATGTCATCGACATAGATGAGAACCATGATGATTTATTTCTTATCCTTGTAGAAAAATAGTGAGATATCACTTTTAAGTTCTTGAATCCCCAAGCTATCAGTGTATCTATTAACTTCTCATACCAAGCCCTTGGTGCCTACTTCAAATCGTATAAGGCCTTTTGAAGTTTGCATACATAATTTGGTTTTCTCCTATCAACAAAACCACTTAGCTGCTGCATATACATAGCCTTTTGTAGGTTTCCATTTCAGAAAGACATTGTTGACATCCAACTACCTAACTTCCTAATTTTTAGAGATAACAATTGTAACGATCACTCTAACTGTGGATACCTTAATAACAAAGTTGAAAGTCTCCGAGAAGTCAACTCTAGGGGTTTGGGTGAACCCTTTTGATACGGAACCTCTAAGAATAAGCTTAAGAACCCCTTTGATTATTATGGACCCCCACAACATTAACTTGAAAACCCCAATAACAATTCAATCTCAACCCCTAAGAAGGCTAGAATTCAAATTgcttagaaaaataat
The sequence above is drawn from the Ricinus communis isolate WT05 ecotype wild-type chromosome 7, ASM1957865v1, whole genome shotgun sequence genome and encodes:
- the LOC8259119 gene encoding uncharacterized protein LOC8259119, with amino-acid sequence MDFSFVHKAWEKWASLNIGSGAPLKAALLINYDPTGPSRLLSTIAEQEGIKLNPIELSQFIDFIKRNKLQMESFIIGTSQYVVTSVHESWFSARCVNTSKPSGEGAIIMQTAAFLLIALYDGSIAAASQAMVAVDQFAWQLGRKNL